TCGAGCGTGCCGCAGGTGTAGCTGTTACCGCGCACGCTGGATGAGGGGCGGTCGAACACGCTGGGTGATGGGCATCGACGAGCGTGAGCGGCGCCCGTCACATTCGTGATGCACCTCAGCGAGCGTGAGCGATGCCCGTCGCGATCGATGATGGGCCTCATGCAGCGTGATCGGCGCCCGTCACGATCGCAACGGCGATGGTGGCCTGGATGGACTGGCGCGGCGAACGCAGCTCGTCGGAGCAACGGGCCGCAGTGGCAGCTCCGGTCATCGCTGCGCCGCCCCGCGCCGCGATCGCTCCGATGAAGCTAGCAACACAGGGCGCGCCGGAACGCGAACGCGAGACGGAGCGCGCATCGAGCGGACCCCCCGCCCGGCCGCCCAGGCTGGAACTCGCGAAACGACCTCTCGACGTCCTGCGAGATGGTCGCCGCCTGCTTGCACCCCGCGGTGGGCGCGACGCTCGGTGATTTCGTGCGGGGCATCGTGGTCCCGGACTTCGACACGATGCGCACGTTCGATCGCGACGACGCATCGAAGCTGCTGACCGCGGTGGCGTTCGCGGGGCTCGGCGGGTTCTGGACGCTCTTCTATTCGTACTGGATGCGCGAGAAGGGCATCGGCATGGCTGGGGGCACCGGCCCTGCCGGCGGCGAGGCGCAGCCCGCGTTGCCCGCGAGCGAGCCGGAGGCACCGGCGCGACTTCGTGCGTGGCACCGATATCTGTCGATCGAGAGCCTGACTGGCATCATCGGCAATCTGTTCACGACGCTCATGTCGTGCCTGCTCGCGTACGCGATCCTGCGTCCTCGCGGGCTGATGCCGGACCAGTTCGACATCGCCGTCGTGCAGAGCGAATTCTTCGCGGCGAGCTGGGGAAACGCGGGTCGTCTGCTCTTTCTGGTGATCGCCGGCGCGTTTCTCGCGGACACCTGGCTCGCGACGGTCGACTCGGTCGCGCATGCATCTCGATGCGGCGAGCGCGCTCTGGCCTCGTTCGCGAAGCAGGATCGGGTTCGGCGGGACCGTCCTCTACTGCGCGGGCCTGGTCGTGCTCAACCACGTCTATCTGCGCGCGCAGATGCCGCGTGAGCTGCGCAGCGGCCCACTCGCGATCGGCGCGATCATCTTCGCGACGCTGGTCTATCTGGTGCTCGCGATCGTGTACCTGCTCGTTCGGTACGAAGTGATCTAGTCGGGATCTCGCGCCGCGCGGCTGCGTACGATGATGCGTCGAGATGCGGCGGGGCGAACAACGAGGACGCGTTTGGCTGGGGCTCGCCATCGCGCTCGCGAGCGCGTGCGGCTCGCCCACGTCGCGATCGCCCGAGCCCGCACCGCCCGAGCCCGCCACGCCGCGCGACGTGCCGGTGCCGATTCCCGCGATGCCGGAGATCGGATGGGCCGAGCTTCCCGCCGATCCTCCGCCTGCCGCGCGGCGCGCGCTGCGCGAGGCGCTCCGAGCGCACGAGCGAGGGGA
This genomic interval from Sandaracinus amylolyticus contains the following:
- a CDS encoding Nramp family divalent metal transporter codes for the protein MGATLGDFVRGIVVPDFDTMRTFDRDDASKLLTAVAFAGLGGFWTLFYSYWMREKGIGMAGGTGPAGGEAQPALPASEPEAPARLRAWHRYLSIESLTGIIGNLFTTLMSCLLAYAILRPRGLMPDQFDIAVVQSEFFAASWGNAGRLLFLVIAGAFLADTWLATVDSVAHASRCGERALASFAKQDRVRRDRPLLRGPGRAQPRLSARADAA